A section of the Brachyhypopomus gauderio isolate BG-103 chromosome 13, BGAUD_0.2, whole genome shotgun sequence genome encodes:
- the LOC143473826 gene encoding general transcription factor II-I repeat domain-containing protein 2, with product MHGTTTGQDLYEEVSRCVNEMGLPWEKLVGLTTDGAPAMCGHRSGLVARMRERMREENVTDELTAYHCIIHQESLCGKALKMEHVMSTITRAVNTIRAKGLNHRQFKAFLGELDTEYGDLPYHTEVRWLSQGKVLQRCFELREEICLFMESKGKDTTELRDETFLCEMAFLCDITSHLNVMNLQLQGRGCVISDMYSTVKAFKTKLSLWETQMQKDNLSHFSSCQTMKEKLSTAVFPSARFADKLNILAADFRRRFADFEAQKSRFELLSNPFAVDVESAPLNLQMELIELQCNDTLKDKYERVGAAEFARFIPDTMPQLRIQAARTLSMFGSTYLREQLFSLMKLNKTTHRSRLTDNHLHSILRISSAQSLTPNIDELVQKMRHHQVSGSASDK from the coding sequence ATGCATGGCACAACTACAGGACAAGATCTGTATGAAGAGGTATCCAGATGTGTAAATGAGATGGGACTGCCTTGGGAAAAACTCGTGGGATTAACCACAGACGGAGCACCCGCAATGTGTGGGCACAGGAGTGGATTAGTGGCGAGGATGCGGGAGAGGATGCGGGAGGAAAACGTCACAGATGAGCTGACAGCTTATCACTGCATCATACACCAAGAGTCGTTGTGTGGAAAAGCCTTAAAAATGGAACATGTAATGAGCACCATAACGCGAGCAGTTAACACCATCAGAGCCAAAGGTTTAAATCACCGCCAGTTCAAGGCATTTCTGGGCGAGTTGGATACAGAGTATGGTGACTTACCGTATCACACAGAGGTGCGATGGCTAAGCCAGGGAAAGGTGCTGCAAAGATGTTTCGAGCTGCGTGAGGAGATCTGTCTTTTCATGGAAAGCAAGGGGAAAGACACAACAGAGCTCCGAGATGAAACTTTCCTGTGTGAAATGGCGTTTCTCTGCGACATCACAAGCCATCTGAATGTGATGAATCTGCAGCTGCAGGGACGGGGATGTGTCATCTCTGATATGTACAGTACAGTGAAGGCCTTTAAAACCAAGCTGAGTCTGTGGGAGACGCAGATGCAGAAAGATAACTTAAGCCACTTTTCCAGCTGCCAGACCATGAAAGAGAAGCTCTCTACCGCTGTGTTCCCGAGTGCACGGTTTGCTGATAAACTGAACATACTTGCCGCCGACTTCCGACGCCGATTTGCTGACTTCGAAGCCCAAAAAAGCAGGTTTGAACTGCTCAGCAATCCTTTTGCAGTTGATGTAGAAAGCGCACCACTAAATCTACAAATGGAGTTGATTGAGCTCCAGTGCAATGACACACTGAAGGACAAATATGAGAGAGTGGGTGCTGCTGAGTTTGCACGTTTCATCCCCGACACGATGCCCCAGTTGCGCATCCAAGCTGCTCGGACGCTCTCTATGTTTGGCAGCACATACCTGCGTGAACAACTGTTTTCTTTGATGAAgctaaacaaaacaacacacaggAGCCGTCTTACTGATAATCACCTTCACTCAATTCTAAGGATTTCCTCAGCTCAGAGCCTAACCCCGAACATTGATGAACTTGTACAAAAGATGAGACACCACCAAGTATCAGGCTCAGCCTCAGATAAGTGA
- the LOC143473582 gene encoding uncharacterized protein LOC143473582 isoform X1 — MSKQMRKTAEELPAEGRDVSAPSVKSKQAKKDFSPCGNFVSTSGTNPAVLTEEHWQELRNTLPCNMKMEDFIDVLEKISAWVKVAVKEVIAPGFESGLLGVRSSAGICISSSPHEVEHGKTHDSESWCLLGNFNFSRFDVASRSSTASLPEPLGVIFDISKDKIFSLIHGEVTRAIMNMLPPETKRYLNMKETISVMSAIVDDSLKQMNSSLREIYCTPDLYESVRLSVSHIEYVAHHLMLGVMTRMLGFLEFCIITSWSSDIRGFPTHIHDELDELLPLVTSATVGATVEHMLSVCSEGTSNDVAGDVSDRPLWDFLQAVSKHISSAALSGKTSSSIDRIMQLLEYSKPRPRSERILESIIFSSTNEDHNMGMFNNKVNTHGLFSMSCETFQLEASKRVSNVIMSVTSELTKVSQVSILKNADLSSPPVSEASLKSNAFASAVSIVNGITDALRSSFEEDLLKIAHPSTDPALYKSQVQLVSEKVLRSTQAKLKDALVTNLLIRADVIMAAQSSGSKCYNLLLNSKNIAKSIIECMLSVLPFSEVHIPGQLIARDFLTSLKERLEVLCMRPMLTSSDIHLEALSDFITVDSFEVIAEKLISSGPLKQNEKSECSWKALESILSIDSLRQSSQELIPIVGNLMLGRIAALDQEKAQMSCGETQSVLSDTDLSNEALQSGIVRSFVKTATEKLLQQCLGLKTCTKPDTASFFERYCFGSPSVREADLEVRQSQQRCCFELSAVIAHTVISDLTGITTSQSEQDHTGSALQKKKSSCRWFRFPRFLKLRFKKWTKKVRFHTEDQVVDKHIPDAPSTSDKTIPKIRRKSLRTRLATAFTKICRKSGESPT, encoded by the exons ATGAGTAAACAAATGAGGAAG ACAGCAGAAGAGCTTCCTGCTGAGGGCCGTGATGTGTCTGCCCCCAGCGTGAAAAGCAAGCAGGCAAAGAAAGACTTTTCTCCATGTGGGAACTTCGTATCCACCTCTGGGACTAATCCAGCTGTTCTAACTGAAGA acATTGGCAAGAGCTGAGGAACACACTACCATGCAAT atgaaaatggaggatttcATTGACGTGCTGGAAAAAATCTCAGCATGGGTGAAAGTAGCTGTGAAGGAGGTGATTGCTCCAGGTTTTGAGTCAGGCCTGTTAGGGGTGAGGTCCTCAGCAGGAATCTGCATCTCCAGCAGCCCTCATGAGGTGGAGCATGGAAAGACACATGATTCTGAAAGTTGGTG TTTATTGGGAAACTTTAATTTCAGCAGGTTTGATGTGGCCTCAAGAAGCAGCACAGCATCTCTGCCAGAGCCTCTCGGGGTCATCTTTGACATCTCAAAGGACAAGATCTTCAGCCTGATCCACGGAGAGGTCACGAGGGCCATTATGAATATGTTGCCACCTGAGACAAAACGTTATCTCAACATGAAAGAGACCATCAGCGTCATGTCCGCTATTGTGGATGACTCCCTAAAACAG ATGAACTCATCTCTTCGGGAGATTTATTGCACTCCTGACCTCTATGAAAGTGTTAGACTGTCTGTAAGCCACATTGAGTACGTTGCCCACCATCTGATGCTTGGAGTTATGACCAGAATGCTGGGTTTTCTGGAATTCTGCATAATCACAAGCTGGTCAAGTGACATTCGAGGTttccccacacacattcatgacgagctggatgagttgctgcctTTGGTCACATCGGCAACAGTAGGTGCAACTGTTGAGCACATGTTGAGCGTCTGCAGTGAGGGAACATCAAATGATGTTGCTGGAGATGTCTCAGACAGACCCCTGTGGGACTTCCTACAGGCTGTGTCTAAACACATCAGCTCTGCAGCTCTGAGTGGCAAAACCTCATCCTCAATTGACCGGATTATGCAGTTGCTGGAGTACAGCAAGCCGAGACCCCGTTCTGAAAGGATCTTGGAGAGTATCATTTTCAGCAGCACAAATGAAGATCATAACATGGGCATGTTCAATAATAAGGTGAACACACATGGGCTCTTCAGTATGTCCTGTGAGACTTTCCAGCTCGAGGCTTCCAAGAGGGTTAGCAATGTCATTATGAGTGTTACCTCAGAGCTCACAAAAGTATCCCAGGTGTCAATCTTGAAAAATGCAGATTTGAGCTCACCTCCAGTTTCTGAAGCTTCCCTCAAAAGTAATGCCTTTGCTTCAGCAGTATCGATTGTAAATGGAATTACCGATGCACTCAGAAGCTCTTTTGAGGAGGATTTGTTAAAGATAGCTCATCCATCCACTGACCCAGCACTGTACAAATCTCAAGTGCAGCTGGTATCAGAAAAGGTCCTGAGGTCCACCCAGGCTAAACTTAAAGATGCTTTGGTGACAAACCTCCTCATCAGGGCTGATGTAATTATGGCAGCCCAATCCAGTGGCAGTAAGTGCTACAACCTACTACTGAACTCGAAAAACATCGCAAAGAGCATTATTGAATGCATGTTGTCAGTGCTTCCATTCTCTGAAGTGCACATTCCTGGACAACTAATAGCAAGGGATTTTTTAACATCTCTGAAGGAAAGGCTGGAGGTTCTATGCATGAGGCCGATGTTAACCTCATCTGACATTCATTTAGAAGCCCTCAGTGACTTCATAACTGTAGACAGTTTTGAAGTAATTGCTGAGAAATTGATCAGCAGTGGTCCCCTTAAGCAAAATGAGAAGTCTGAGTGTTCCTGGAAAGCATTGGAAAGCATACTCTCCATAGACTCCCTCAGGCAGTCCTCCCAGGAGCTCATCCCTATAGTGGGGAACTTAATGCTGGGAAGGATTGCGGCTCTGGACCAAGAAAAAGCACAAATGAGCTGTGGGGAGACTCAGTCAGTGTTGTCAGATACTGACCTCTCCAATGAGGCACTCCAGTCAGGCATCGTGAGGAGCTTTGTGAAGACAGCTACAGAAAAGCTTCTCCAACAATGCCTTGGTCTGAAAACCTGCACCAAGCCTGACACTGCATCTTTCTTTGAGCGCTACTGTTTTGGAAGCCCATCCGTGAGGGAGGCTGACTTGGAGGTGAGGCAGTCACAACAGCGATGCTGCTTTGAACTGTCAGCTGTGATTGCCCACACTGTGATCAGTGACCTCACTGGCATCACCACCTCTCAGTCAGAACAGGACCATACAGGCTCTGCTCTGCAGAAGAAGAAATCTTCTTGTCGGTGGTTCAGGTTTCCAAGATTTCTGAAGCTGAGATTCAAg
- the LOC143473582 gene encoding uncharacterized protein LOC143473582 isoform X4: MSKQMRKTAEELPAEGRDVSAPSVKSKQAKKDFSPCGNFVSTSGTNPAVLTEEHWQELRNTLPCNMKMEDFIDVLEKISAWVKVAVKEVIAPGFESGLLGVRSSAGICISSSPHEVEHGKTHDSESWCLLGNFNFSRFDVASRSSTASLPEPLGVIFDISKDKIFSLIHGEVTRAIMNMLPPETKRYLNMKETISVMSAIVDDSLKQMNSSLREIYCTPDLYESVRLSVSHIEYVAHHLMLGVMTRMLGFLEFCIITSWSSDIRGFPTHIHDELDELLPLVTSATVGATVEHMLSVCSEGTSNDVAGDVSDRPLWDFLQAVSKHISSAALSGKTSSSIDRIMQLLEYSKPRPRSERILESIIFSSTNEDHNMGMFNNKVNTHGLFSMSCETFQLEASKRVSNVIMSVTSELTKVSQVSILKNADLSSPPVSEASLKSNAFASAVSIVNGITDALRSSFEEDLLKIAHPSTDPALYKSQVQLVSEKVLRSTQAKLKDALVTNLLIRADVIMAAQSSGSKCYNLLLNSKNIAKSIIECMLSVLPFSEVHIPGQLIARDFLTSLKERLEVLCMRPMLTSSDIHLEALSDFITVDSFEVIAEKLISSGPLKQNEKSECSWKALESILSIDSLRQSSQELIPIVGNLMLGRIAALDQEKAQMSCGETQSVLSDTDLSNEALQSGIVRSFVKTATEKLLQQCLGLKTCTKPDTASFFERYCFGSPSVREADLESEQDHTGSALQKKKSSCRWFRFPRFLKLRFKKWTKKVRFHTEDQVVDKHIPDAPSTSDKTIPKIRRKSLRTRLATAFTKICRKSGESPT; this comes from the exons ATGAGTAAACAAATGAGGAAG ACAGCAGAAGAGCTTCCTGCTGAGGGCCGTGATGTGTCTGCCCCCAGCGTGAAAAGCAAGCAGGCAAAGAAAGACTTTTCTCCATGTGGGAACTTCGTATCCACCTCTGGGACTAATCCAGCTGTTCTAACTGAAGA acATTGGCAAGAGCTGAGGAACACACTACCATGCAAT atgaaaatggaggatttcATTGACGTGCTGGAAAAAATCTCAGCATGGGTGAAAGTAGCTGTGAAGGAGGTGATTGCTCCAGGTTTTGAGTCAGGCCTGTTAGGGGTGAGGTCCTCAGCAGGAATCTGCATCTCCAGCAGCCCTCATGAGGTGGAGCATGGAAAGACACATGATTCTGAAAGTTGGTG TTTATTGGGAAACTTTAATTTCAGCAGGTTTGATGTGGCCTCAAGAAGCAGCACAGCATCTCTGCCAGAGCCTCTCGGGGTCATCTTTGACATCTCAAAGGACAAGATCTTCAGCCTGATCCACGGAGAGGTCACGAGGGCCATTATGAATATGTTGCCACCTGAGACAAAACGTTATCTCAACATGAAAGAGACCATCAGCGTCATGTCCGCTATTGTGGATGACTCCCTAAAACAG ATGAACTCATCTCTTCGGGAGATTTATTGCACTCCTGACCTCTATGAAAGTGTTAGACTGTCTGTAAGCCACATTGAGTACGTTGCCCACCATCTGATGCTTGGAGTTATGACCAGAATGCTGGGTTTTCTGGAATTCTGCATAATCACAAGCTGGTCAAGTGACATTCGAGGTttccccacacacattcatgacgagctggatgagttgctgcctTTGGTCACATCGGCAACAGTAGGTGCAACTGTTGAGCACATGTTGAGCGTCTGCAGTGAGGGAACATCAAATGATGTTGCTGGAGATGTCTCAGACAGACCCCTGTGGGACTTCCTACAGGCTGTGTCTAAACACATCAGCTCTGCAGCTCTGAGTGGCAAAACCTCATCCTCAATTGACCGGATTATGCAGTTGCTGGAGTACAGCAAGCCGAGACCCCGTTCTGAAAGGATCTTGGAGAGTATCATTTTCAGCAGCACAAATGAAGATCATAACATGGGCATGTTCAATAATAAGGTGAACACACATGGGCTCTTCAGTATGTCCTGTGAGACTTTCCAGCTCGAGGCTTCCAAGAGGGTTAGCAATGTCATTATGAGTGTTACCTCAGAGCTCACAAAAGTATCCCAGGTGTCAATCTTGAAAAATGCAGATTTGAGCTCACCTCCAGTTTCTGAAGCTTCCCTCAAAAGTAATGCCTTTGCTTCAGCAGTATCGATTGTAAATGGAATTACCGATGCACTCAGAAGCTCTTTTGAGGAGGATTTGTTAAAGATAGCTCATCCATCCACTGACCCAGCACTGTACAAATCTCAAGTGCAGCTGGTATCAGAAAAGGTCCTGAGGTCCACCCAGGCTAAACTTAAAGATGCTTTGGTGACAAACCTCCTCATCAGGGCTGATGTAATTATGGCAGCCCAATCCAGTGGCAGTAAGTGCTACAACCTACTACTGAACTCGAAAAACATCGCAAAGAGCATTATTGAATGCATGTTGTCAGTGCTTCCATTCTCTGAAGTGCACATTCCTGGACAACTAATAGCAAGGGATTTTTTAACATCTCTGAAGGAAAGGCTGGAGGTTCTATGCATGAGGCCGATGTTAACCTCATCTGACATTCATTTAGAAGCCCTCAGTGACTTCATAACTGTAGACAGTTTTGAAGTAATTGCTGAGAAATTGATCAGCAGTGGTCCCCTTAAGCAAAATGAGAAGTCTGAGTGTTCCTGGAAAGCATTGGAAAGCATACTCTCCATAGACTCCCTCAGGCAGTCCTCCCAGGAGCTCATCCCTATAGTGGGGAACTTAATGCTGGGAAGGATTGCGGCTCTGGACCAAGAAAAAGCACAAATGAGCTGTGGGGAGACTCAGTCAGTGTTGTCAGATACTGACCTCTCCAATGAGGCACTCCAGTCAGGCATCGTGAGGAGCTTTGTGAAGACAGCTACAGAAAAGCTTCTCCAACAATGCCTTGGTCTGAAAACCTGCACCAAGCCTGACACTGCATCTTTCTTTGAGCGCTACTGTTTTGGAAGCCCATCCGTGAGGGAGGCTGACTTGGAG TCAGAACAGGACCATACAGGCTCTGCTCTGCAGAAGAAGAAATCTTCTTGTCGGTGGTTCAGGTTTCCAAGATTTCTGAAGCTGAGATTCAAg
- the LOC143473582 gene encoding uncharacterized protein LOC143473582 isoform X2: MSKQMRKTAEELPAEGRDVSAPSVKSKQAKKDFSPCGNFVSTSGTNPAVLTEEHWQELRNTLPCNMKMEDFIDVLEKISAWVKVAVKEVIAPGFESGLLGVRSSAGICISSSPHEVEHGKTHDSESWCRFDVASRSSTASLPEPLGVIFDISKDKIFSLIHGEVTRAIMNMLPPETKRYLNMKETISVMSAIVDDSLKQMNSSLREIYCTPDLYESVRLSVSHIEYVAHHLMLGVMTRMLGFLEFCIITSWSSDIRGFPTHIHDELDELLPLVTSATVGATVEHMLSVCSEGTSNDVAGDVSDRPLWDFLQAVSKHISSAALSGKTSSSIDRIMQLLEYSKPRPRSERILESIIFSSTNEDHNMGMFNNKVNTHGLFSMSCETFQLEASKRVSNVIMSVTSELTKVSQVSILKNADLSSPPVSEASLKSNAFASAVSIVNGITDALRSSFEEDLLKIAHPSTDPALYKSQVQLVSEKVLRSTQAKLKDALVTNLLIRADVIMAAQSSGSKCYNLLLNSKNIAKSIIECMLSVLPFSEVHIPGQLIARDFLTSLKERLEVLCMRPMLTSSDIHLEALSDFITVDSFEVIAEKLISSGPLKQNEKSECSWKALESILSIDSLRQSSQELIPIVGNLMLGRIAALDQEKAQMSCGETQSVLSDTDLSNEALQSGIVRSFVKTATEKLLQQCLGLKTCTKPDTASFFERYCFGSPSVREADLEVRQSQQRCCFELSAVIAHTVISDLTGITTSQSEQDHTGSALQKKKSSCRWFRFPRFLKLRFKKWTKKVRFHTEDQVVDKHIPDAPSTSDKTIPKIRRKSLRTRLATAFTKICRKSGESPT, encoded by the exons ATGAGTAAACAAATGAGGAAG ACAGCAGAAGAGCTTCCTGCTGAGGGCCGTGATGTGTCTGCCCCCAGCGTGAAAAGCAAGCAGGCAAAGAAAGACTTTTCTCCATGTGGGAACTTCGTATCCACCTCTGGGACTAATCCAGCTGTTCTAACTGAAGA acATTGGCAAGAGCTGAGGAACACACTACCATGCAAT atgaaaatggaggatttcATTGACGTGCTGGAAAAAATCTCAGCATGGGTGAAAGTAGCTGTGAAGGAGGTGATTGCTCCAGGTTTTGAGTCAGGCCTGTTAGGGGTGAGGTCCTCAGCAGGAATCTGCATCTCCAGCAGCCCTCATGAGGTGGAGCATGGAAAGACACATGATTCTGAAAGTTGGTG CAGGTTTGATGTGGCCTCAAGAAGCAGCACAGCATCTCTGCCAGAGCCTCTCGGGGTCATCTTTGACATCTCAAAGGACAAGATCTTCAGCCTGATCCACGGAGAGGTCACGAGGGCCATTATGAATATGTTGCCACCTGAGACAAAACGTTATCTCAACATGAAAGAGACCATCAGCGTCATGTCCGCTATTGTGGATGACTCCCTAAAACAG ATGAACTCATCTCTTCGGGAGATTTATTGCACTCCTGACCTCTATGAAAGTGTTAGACTGTCTGTAAGCCACATTGAGTACGTTGCCCACCATCTGATGCTTGGAGTTATGACCAGAATGCTGGGTTTTCTGGAATTCTGCATAATCACAAGCTGGTCAAGTGACATTCGAGGTttccccacacacattcatgacgagctggatgagttgctgcctTTGGTCACATCGGCAACAGTAGGTGCAACTGTTGAGCACATGTTGAGCGTCTGCAGTGAGGGAACATCAAATGATGTTGCTGGAGATGTCTCAGACAGACCCCTGTGGGACTTCCTACAGGCTGTGTCTAAACACATCAGCTCTGCAGCTCTGAGTGGCAAAACCTCATCCTCAATTGACCGGATTATGCAGTTGCTGGAGTACAGCAAGCCGAGACCCCGTTCTGAAAGGATCTTGGAGAGTATCATTTTCAGCAGCACAAATGAAGATCATAACATGGGCATGTTCAATAATAAGGTGAACACACATGGGCTCTTCAGTATGTCCTGTGAGACTTTCCAGCTCGAGGCTTCCAAGAGGGTTAGCAATGTCATTATGAGTGTTACCTCAGAGCTCACAAAAGTATCCCAGGTGTCAATCTTGAAAAATGCAGATTTGAGCTCACCTCCAGTTTCTGAAGCTTCCCTCAAAAGTAATGCCTTTGCTTCAGCAGTATCGATTGTAAATGGAATTACCGATGCACTCAGAAGCTCTTTTGAGGAGGATTTGTTAAAGATAGCTCATCCATCCACTGACCCAGCACTGTACAAATCTCAAGTGCAGCTGGTATCAGAAAAGGTCCTGAGGTCCACCCAGGCTAAACTTAAAGATGCTTTGGTGACAAACCTCCTCATCAGGGCTGATGTAATTATGGCAGCCCAATCCAGTGGCAGTAAGTGCTACAACCTACTACTGAACTCGAAAAACATCGCAAAGAGCATTATTGAATGCATGTTGTCAGTGCTTCCATTCTCTGAAGTGCACATTCCTGGACAACTAATAGCAAGGGATTTTTTAACATCTCTGAAGGAAAGGCTGGAGGTTCTATGCATGAGGCCGATGTTAACCTCATCTGACATTCATTTAGAAGCCCTCAGTGACTTCATAACTGTAGACAGTTTTGAAGTAATTGCTGAGAAATTGATCAGCAGTGGTCCCCTTAAGCAAAATGAGAAGTCTGAGTGTTCCTGGAAAGCATTGGAAAGCATACTCTCCATAGACTCCCTCAGGCAGTCCTCCCAGGAGCTCATCCCTATAGTGGGGAACTTAATGCTGGGAAGGATTGCGGCTCTGGACCAAGAAAAAGCACAAATGAGCTGTGGGGAGACTCAGTCAGTGTTGTCAGATACTGACCTCTCCAATGAGGCACTCCAGTCAGGCATCGTGAGGAGCTTTGTGAAGACAGCTACAGAAAAGCTTCTCCAACAATGCCTTGGTCTGAAAACCTGCACCAAGCCTGACACTGCATCTTTCTTTGAGCGCTACTGTTTTGGAAGCCCATCCGTGAGGGAGGCTGACTTGGAGGTGAGGCAGTCACAACAGCGATGCTGCTTTGAACTGTCAGCTGTGATTGCCCACACTGTGATCAGTGACCTCACTGGCATCACCACCTCTCAGTCAGAACAGGACCATACAGGCTCTGCTCTGCAGAAGAAGAAATCTTCTTGTCGGTGGTTCAGGTTTCCAAGATTTCTGAAGCTGAGATTCAAg
- the LOC143473582 gene encoding uncharacterized protein LOC143473582 isoform X3: MSKQMRKTAEELPAEGRDVSAPSVKSKQAKKDFSPCGNFVSTSGTNPAVLTEEHWQELRNTLPCNMKMEDFIDVLEKISAWVKVAVKEVIAPGFESGLLGVRSSAGICISSSPHEVEHGKTHDSESWWFDVASRSSTASLPEPLGVIFDISKDKIFSLIHGEVTRAIMNMLPPETKRYLNMKETISVMSAIVDDSLKQMNSSLREIYCTPDLYESVRLSVSHIEYVAHHLMLGVMTRMLGFLEFCIITSWSSDIRGFPTHIHDELDELLPLVTSATVGATVEHMLSVCSEGTSNDVAGDVSDRPLWDFLQAVSKHISSAALSGKTSSSIDRIMQLLEYSKPRPRSERILESIIFSSTNEDHNMGMFNNKVNTHGLFSMSCETFQLEASKRVSNVIMSVTSELTKVSQVSILKNADLSSPPVSEASLKSNAFASAVSIVNGITDALRSSFEEDLLKIAHPSTDPALYKSQVQLVSEKVLRSTQAKLKDALVTNLLIRADVIMAAQSSGSKCYNLLLNSKNIAKSIIECMLSVLPFSEVHIPGQLIARDFLTSLKERLEVLCMRPMLTSSDIHLEALSDFITVDSFEVIAEKLISSGPLKQNEKSECSWKALESILSIDSLRQSSQELIPIVGNLMLGRIAALDQEKAQMSCGETQSVLSDTDLSNEALQSGIVRSFVKTATEKLLQQCLGLKTCTKPDTASFFERYCFGSPSVREADLEVRQSQQRCCFELSAVIAHTVISDLTGITTSQSEQDHTGSALQKKKSSCRWFRFPRFLKLRFKKWTKKVRFHTEDQVVDKHIPDAPSTSDKTIPKIRRKSLRTRLATAFTKICRKSGESPT, translated from the exons ATGAGTAAACAAATGAGGAAG ACAGCAGAAGAGCTTCCTGCTGAGGGCCGTGATGTGTCTGCCCCCAGCGTGAAAAGCAAGCAGGCAAAGAAAGACTTTTCTCCATGTGGGAACTTCGTATCCACCTCTGGGACTAATCCAGCTGTTCTAACTGAAGA acATTGGCAAGAGCTGAGGAACACACTACCATGCAAT atgaaaatggaggatttcATTGACGTGCTGGAAAAAATCTCAGCATGGGTGAAAGTAGCTGTGAAGGAGGTGATTGCTCCAGGTTTTGAGTCAGGCCTGTTAGGGGTGAGGTCCTCAGCAGGAATCTGCATCTCCAGCAGCCCTCATGAGGTGGAGCATGGAAAGACACATGATTCTGAAAGTTGGTG GTTTGATGTGGCCTCAAGAAGCAGCACAGCATCTCTGCCAGAGCCTCTCGGGGTCATCTTTGACATCTCAAAGGACAAGATCTTCAGCCTGATCCACGGAGAGGTCACGAGGGCCATTATGAATATGTTGCCACCTGAGACAAAACGTTATCTCAACATGAAAGAGACCATCAGCGTCATGTCCGCTATTGTGGATGACTCCCTAAAACAG ATGAACTCATCTCTTCGGGAGATTTATTGCACTCCTGACCTCTATGAAAGTGTTAGACTGTCTGTAAGCCACATTGAGTACGTTGCCCACCATCTGATGCTTGGAGTTATGACCAGAATGCTGGGTTTTCTGGAATTCTGCATAATCACAAGCTGGTCAAGTGACATTCGAGGTttccccacacacattcatgacgagctggatgagttgctgcctTTGGTCACATCGGCAACAGTAGGTGCAACTGTTGAGCACATGTTGAGCGTCTGCAGTGAGGGAACATCAAATGATGTTGCTGGAGATGTCTCAGACAGACCCCTGTGGGACTTCCTACAGGCTGTGTCTAAACACATCAGCTCTGCAGCTCTGAGTGGCAAAACCTCATCCTCAATTGACCGGATTATGCAGTTGCTGGAGTACAGCAAGCCGAGACCCCGTTCTGAAAGGATCTTGGAGAGTATCATTTTCAGCAGCACAAATGAAGATCATAACATGGGCATGTTCAATAATAAGGTGAACACACATGGGCTCTTCAGTATGTCCTGTGAGACTTTCCAGCTCGAGGCTTCCAAGAGGGTTAGCAATGTCATTATGAGTGTTACCTCAGAGCTCACAAAAGTATCCCAGGTGTCAATCTTGAAAAATGCAGATTTGAGCTCACCTCCAGTTTCTGAAGCTTCCCTCAAAAGTAATGCCTTTGCTTCAGCAGTATCGATTGTAAATGGAATTACCGATGCACTCAGAAGCTCTTTTGAGGAGGATTTGTTAAAGATAGCTCATCCATCCACTGACCCAGCACTGTACAAATCTCAAGTGCAGCTGGTATCAGAAAAGGTCCTGAGGTCCACCCAGGCTAAACTTAAAGATGCTTTGGTGACAAACCTCCTCATCAGGGCTGATGTAATTATGGCAGCCCAATCCAGTGGCAGTAAGTGCTACAACCTACTACTGAACTCGAAAAACATCGCAAAGAGCATTATTGAATGCATGTTGTCAGTGCTTCCATTCTCTGAAGTGCACATTCCTGGACAACTAATAGCAAGGGATTTTTTAACATCTCTGAAGGAAAGGCTGGAGGTTCTATGCATGAGGCCGATGTTAACCTCATCTGACATTCATTTAGAAGCCCTCAGTGACTTCATAACTGTAGACAGTTTTGAAGTAATTGCTGAGAAATTGATCAGCAGTGGTCCCCTTAAGCAAAATGAGAAGTCTGAGTGTTCCTGGAAAGCATTGGAAAGCATACTCTCCATAGACTCCCTCAGGCAGTCCTCCCAGGAGCTCATCCCTATAGTGGGGAACTTAATGCTGGGAAGGATTGCGGCTCTGGACCAAGAAAAAGCACAAATGAGCTGTGGGGAGACTCAGTCAGTGTTGTCAGATACTGACCTCTCCAATGAGGCACTCCAGTCAGGCATCGTGAGGAGCTTTGTGAAGACAGCTACAGAAAAGCTTCTCCAACAATGCCTTGGTCTGAAAACCTGCACCAAGCCTGACACTGCATCTTTCTTTGAGCGCTACTGTTTTGGAAGCCCATCCGTGAGGGAGGCTGACTTGGAGGTGAGGCAGTCACAACAGCGATGCTGCTTTGAACTGTCAGCTGTGATTGCCCACACTGTGATCAGTGACCTCACTGGCATCACCACCTCTCAGTCAGAACAGGACCATACAGGCTCTGCTCTGCAGAAGAAGAAATCTTCTTGTCGGTGGTTCAGGTTTCCAAGATTTCTGAAGCTGAGATTCAAg